The sequence CGTAACGGTGAAGACGTCGTTGAGATACATGGCGACGGGATCGGCAGCCAGGGCCTCGTCGCCGACGCCGAATGCAGCCGAAGGAGTCGCCGGGGTCAGGATGGCGTCCACGCCGGCATTGAAGGCGTCCTCGAAATCCTTCTTGATCAGCGTGCGGATCTTCTGCGCCTTGACGTAATAGGCGTCGAAGTAGCCCGCCGACAGCACGTAGGTGCCGATCATGATGCGGCGCTTCACTTCGCGGCCGAAACCGGCGGCGCGGGTGAGCTCGTACATGTCGGTGATGTCCTTGCCCGATACACGCAGGCCGTACTTGACGCCGTCATAGCGCGCGAGGTTGGACGAGGCCTCCGCCGGCGCCACGATGTAATAGGCCGGCAGGGCGTATTTCGTGTGCGGCAGGCTGATGTCCTTGACCGTAGCACCCTCGGCCTTGAGCCATTCGAGGCCCTGGGCCCAGAGCTTTTCGATCTCGGCTGGCATGCCGTCCATGCGGTATTCCCGCGGCACGCCAATGGTTAGGCCCTTCACACCGCGTTCGACGGCAGCGGCAAAGTCCGGCACGGCGAAATCGACACTGGTCGAATCCTTGGGATCGAACCCCGACATCGACGTCATCAGCAGGGCGGCATCTTCCACCGTACGGGCGATCGGGCCGGCCTGGTCGAGCGAGGAGGCGAATGCCACCACGCCCCAGCGCGAGCAGCGGCCATAGGTCGGCTTGATGCCGACCGTGCCGGTGAAGGCGGCCGGCTGGCGGATCGAGCCGCCGGTATCGGTGGCGGTGGCGCCGGCGCAGAGCCAAGCTGCCACGGCGGCGGCCGAACCGCCCGACGAGCCGCCTGGCACCAGATTGGCATTGCTGCCCTGGGCGCGGAACGGGCTGATGACGGGGCCGTAATAGCTCGTCTCGTTGGACGAGCCCATGGCGAACTCGTCCATGTTGAGTTTGCCCAGCATGACTGCGCCATCGCGCCAGAGATTGCTCGTGACGGTCGATTCATATTCCGGCTTGAACCCGTCGAGGATGTGGCTCGCCGCCTGGGTATGGACACCCTTGGTGCCAAACAGGTCCTTAATGCCCAGCGGAATGCCTTCCAGCGCCCCGCCCTGCCCCTTGCCGAGCTTTTCGTCGCTAGCCCTGGCCATGTCGAGCGCCTGGTCCGGCGTAACGGCAACATACGCGTTGAGCGCGGGATTGGCCTTCTCAATGGCCGACAGATATGCGCCGGTCAGCTCGGTGGCGGTGAAGCTCTTGGCCTTCAAGCCCTTGCGGGCATCGGCGAGGCTGAGTTTGGTCAGGTCAGTCAAAAGGGTATCTCGCTTAGATTGTCGCAGCGGTGATAGATGGTGGTGCCGGCCGGGGTCTCGGAGCTGGTCTCGGTTTCCGTATTGCCCAGCATTGCCAAGGTGGTGTCGGCGCTGGAGACCAGCTGGATGGAGGTATCGTCGTAGGGCGCGATGGCGATGGTATCGGGGTAGAGTTCGCCGGGCAGCTCGCAGACGGCATCCACAAAAAGCAGCGGCGAATTCGGCCGCTTCTTGATGTCGTAGAAATTGCAGTGAAATTCCATCGACTGGATGCCGCCCTCAAAGGTCATGCTGAGGAAATCCATCTCCATGAAGGCATCGACGCCTTGCTTCTCGATGGCCTGGCAAGCCTTAGGGTCGGTGACGTAGAGCTTGGTCTGGTCGATGACCATGGCCTCTTGCGCCATGGCACCCGTCAGGCTCACGCCCAATACCAACAATGCGGAAATCACTCTGGCCATGCGACATCCTCCAGGGTCAGCCCGTCGCATCTGCTATAGATGCCGGCATATTTGTCGTAGTCAGGAACGTCTGGTGCGCGCAGGTCTGCGCGCATGGAATAGAGCTGAACCTTCTCGCCGGCCGGATGGTCGATACCGTCATCGCCATTGGCAGCATTGATACCCTGGGCGAAACCGGACACGACCACCTGGTCGATGAAATCGAGATCATAGCCATGGCAACGCGCCGTGGCATAGAGTTCGATGTCCGCAGGCGTATCGGCAATGGGCGACAGGTCGGAATCGATATTGCGCATGGTGCAGACCAGCTCGCCGCCCGACCAAATGCCGTGGCGCGGGATCAGTACGGTAGCCTGCAGGTCGAACAGCACCTGCCCGAAATCCGCTTCGCCAGCCCGCTCGCAGGCCGCAGGATCGGACACAAACACGGCGTCATAGATGTCGTCGGCTGCTACCGAGCCGGTAGCCAGCAGCAGTATCGCGGTCGCCGGCGCCGTCCTCATGCCGGCACTTCCTGCTTGAGCGGCAGCTCAAAGAATGCCGACCATTCGCTATCGGGATAGTCGAGGAACGGGCCACGCGTAACGAAGCCGCTACGGGTGTAAAGCCGATGGGCCTCAGCCATGCCGGGCCCGGTGCCGGTTTCCAGCATCAGCGTGGGCAGGCCCTTCTCACGAGCCAGGTTGACGATG comes from Devosia oryziradicis and encodes:
- the gatA gene encoding Asp-tRNA(Asn)/Glu-tRNA(Gln) amidotransferase subunit GatA; this translates as MTDLTKLSLADARKGLKAKSFTATELTGAYLSAIEKANPALNAYVAVTPDQALDMARASDEKLGKGQGGALEGIPLGIKDLFGTKGVHTQAASHILDGFKPEYESTVTSNLWRDGAVMLGKLNMDEFAMGSSNETSYYGPVISPFRAQGSNANLVPGGSSGGSAAAVAAWLCAGATATDTGGSIRQPAAFTGTVGIKPTYGRCSRWGVVAFASSLDQAGPIARTVEDAALLMTSMSGFDPKDSTSVDFAVPDFAAAVERGVKGLTIGVPREYRMDGMPAEIEKLWAQGLEWLKAEGATVKDISLPHTKYALPAYYIVAPAEASSNLARYDGVKYGLRVSGKDITDMYELTRAAGFGREVKRRIMIGTYVLSAGYFDAYYVKAQKIRTLIKKDFEDAFNAGVDAILTPATPSAAFGVGDEALAADPVAMYLNDVFTVTVNMAGLPGIAVPAGKDGAGLPLGLQLIGKPFDEETLFAAARVIEKAAGGDFAPKAWW